One window from the genome of Aeromonas sp. FDAARGOS 1405 encodes:
- the infB gene encoding translation initiation factor IF-2, with translation MAEVSVKQLATDIDTPVDRLLQQFVDAGISKSKADDMVSESEKQTLLAHLKKQHGGDEVAAPARMTLQRKTKSTISVQGTGGKNKEVQVEVRKSRTYVRRSALEEEQRQAEAEEKARLEAEEKARREAEEKARLEAEEKARREAEQARREAEEKARIEAQQKARQAQQPAKAASSTAQQEAEKMAKREAEELKRQQEQTALKKAEELAAKKAEEARIMAEQNAARWAEEEAARAKESSDYHLTTNKHAQAAEDELDRKEETSRRTAAAAVKAPKKAGRRDDDRNDRNSRDPRARKGKRGKVATPNAMKHGFNKPAAVVNRDVVIGETITVAELANKMAVKGVEVIKAMMKMGAMATINQVIDQETAQLVAEEMGHKVVLRRENELEEAVLSDRDETSEAKPRAPVVTIMGHVDHGKTSLLDYIRKAKVAAGEAGGITQHIGAYHVQTDSGMITFLDTPGHAAFTSMRARGAKATDIVVLVVAADDGVMPQTIEAIQHAKAAGVPLVVAVNKIDKPEADPDRVKTELARYNVMSEDWGGDCQFVHVSAKSGQGIDDLLEAILIQAEVLELKAVVDGMANGVVIESFLDKGRGPVATVLVQEGTLRQGDIVLCGLEYGRVRAMRDELGREIKEAGPSLPVEILGLSGVPSAGDEATVVRDEKKAREVALYRQGKFREVKLARQQKAKLENMFANMTEGEVSEVNVVIKADVQGSVEAICDALVKLSTDEVKVKIVGSGVGGITETDATLAAASSAILVGFNVRADASARKVIESESLDLRYYSVIYDLIDEVKQAMSGKLAPEYRQEIIGLAEVRSVFKSPKFGAVAGCMVTEGVVKRSNRIRVLRDNVVIYEGELESLRRFKDDVNEVRNGYECGIAVKNYNDVREGDQIEVYETVEIQRTL, from the coding sequence CAGTTTGTCGATGCCGGTATCAGCAAGAGCAAGGCCGACGACATGGTCAGCGAGTCTGAAAAGCAGACTCTGCTGGCACACCTGAAGAAACAGCATGGAGGTGACGAGGTCGCCGCTCCTGCCCGCATGACTTTGCAGCGCAAGACCAAGAGCACCATCAGTGTTCAGGGAACCGGCGGCAAGAACAAAGAAGTGCAGGTGGAAGTTCGCAAATCTCGCACCTATGTAAGACGCTCGGCGCTGGAAGAAGAACAGCGTCAGGCGGAAGCCGAGGAAAAAGCGCGTTTGGAAGCAGAAGAAAAAGCTCGTCGCGAAGCCGAAGAGAAGGCTCGCCTCGAAGCTGAAGAGAAGGCTCGCCGTGAGGCTGAGCAGGCTCGTCGTGAAGCTGAGGAAAAGGCGCGGATCGAGGCACAACAAAAGGCTCGACAGGCTCAACAGCCCGCCAAAGCAGCCAGTAGCACAGCTCAGCAAGAGGCAGAAAAGATGGCCAAGCGCGAAGCAGAAGAACTGAAGCGCCAACAGGAACAGACAGCTTTGAAAAAAGCTGAAGAACTCGCCGCGAAGAAAGCCGAAGAGGCTCGCATCATGGCGGAACAGAACGCAGCCCGCTGGGCTGAAGAAGAAGCTGCTCGTGCCAAAGAGAGCAGCGATTATCACCTGACAACCAACAAGCATGCGCAAGCTGCAGAAGACGAGCTGGATCGCAAAGAAGAGACCAGCCGTCGTACTGCCGCTGCCGCGGTCAAGGCACCGAAAAAGGCGGGTCGTCGCGATGATGATCGCAATGATCGCAACTCCCGTGATCCGCGTGCCCGTAAAGGCAAACGTGGCAAGGTCGCTACCCCGAACGCCATGAAGCATGGCTTCAACAAGCCGGCTGCCGTGGTGAACCGCGACGTTGTCATCGGTGAGACCATCACCGTGGCCGAGCTAGCCAACAAGATGGCCGTCAAGGGCGTTGAAGTCATCAAGGCGATGATGAAGATGGGAGCCATGGCCACCATCAACCAAGTGATCGACCAGGAGACCGCTCAGCTGGTCGCCGAGGAGATGGGTCACAAGGTTGTGCTGCGTCGTGAGAATGAGCTGGAAGAGGCGGTACTGTCCGATCGTGACGAGACCTCCGAAGCCAAGCCGCGCGCACCTGTCGTTACCATCATGGGTCACGTTGACCACGGTAAGACCTCGCTGCTCGACTACATTCGTAAAGCCAAGGTTGCTGCTGGCGAAGCCGGTGGTATTACCCAGCATATCGGTGCTTACCACGTCCAGACCGACAGTGGCATGATCACCTTCCTGGATACCCCGGGTCACGCGGCGTTTACCTCCATGCGTGCTCGTGGTGCCAAGGCGACCGACATCGTGGTCCTGGTTGTTGCAGCTGACGACGGCGTGATGCCGCAAACCATCGAAGCAATCCAGCACGCCAAGGCGGCCGGTGTGCCGCTGGTTGTTGCGGTCAACAAGATCGACAAGCCTGAAGCGGATCCGGATCGCGTCAAGACCGAGCTGGCCCGTTACAACGTCATGTCCGAAGATTGGGGTGGAGACTGCCAGTTCGTGCACGTATCTGCCAAGTCCGGTCAGGGTATCGACGATCTGCTGGAAGCCATCCTGATCCAGGCTGAAGTACTGGAGCTGAAAGCGGTGGTTGACGGTATGGCCAACGGCGTCGTGATCGAATCCTTCCTGGATAAAGGTCGTGGTCCGGTTGCTACCGTACTGGTACAAGAAGGTACTCTGCGTCAGGGCGACATCGTTCTGTGTGGTCTCGAGTACGGCCGTGTTCGCGCCATGCGTGACGAACTGGGTCGCGAGATCAAGGAAGCGGGTCCGTCCCTGCCGGTGGAAATCCTGGGTCTCTCCGGCGTTCCCTCTGCCGGTGACGAAGCCACTGTTGTCCGTGACGAGAAGAAAGCCCGTGAAGTGGCGCTCTATCGTCAGGGCAAGTTCCGCGAAGTCAAGCTGGCTCGCCAGCAGAAGGCCAAGCTGGAAAACATGTTCGCCAACATGACCGAGGGCGAAGTGTCCGAAGTAAACGTGGTGATCAAGGCCGACGTACAAGGTTCTGTGGAAGCGATCTGCGATGCGCTGGTCAAACTCTCCACCGACGAAGTGAAGGTGAAGATCGTGGGTTCCGGCGTAGGTGGTATCACCGAAACCGACGCGACCCTGGCTGCTGCTTCCAGCGCCATCCTGGTTGGTTTCAACGTCCGTGCCGACGCGTCTGCGCGCAAGGTCATCGAATCCGAGAGCCTGGATCTGCGTTACTACTCCGTCATCTATGACCTGATCGACGAAGTGAAGCAGGCCATGAGCGGCAAGCTGGCCCCTGAGTATCGTCAGGAGATCATCGGTCTGGCCGAAGTGCGTAGCGTCTTCAAGTCTCCGAAGTTCGGCGCAGTTGCCGGTTGTATGGTTACCGAAGGTGTGGTCAAGCGTTCCAACCGTATCCGCGTTCTGCGTGACAACGTGGTTATCTATGAAGGCGAGCTGGAATCCCTGCGCCGCTTCAAGGATGACGTCAACGAAGTTCGCAACGGCTACGAGTGTGGTATCGCGGTCAAGAACTACAACGACGTGCGTGAAGGCGACCAGATCGAAGTTTACGAGACTGTTGAAATCCAACGGACTCTGTAA
- the rbfA gene encoding 30S ribosome-binding factor RbfA, with the protein MAREFSRTRRVGQQIQREIALILQREVKDPRIGMVTVSDVEVSRDLNYAKIYVTFLQLENDAERIKEGLQGLTEAAGYIRSLLGSAMRLRVVPELRFYYDQTLVEGMRLSNLVTNTVREDKRRMAESGRDEEAESAPDDTTEDKA; encoded by the coding sequence ATGGCCAGAGAATTCAGCCGGACCCGTCGGGTCGGACAGCAGATCCAGCGTGAAATCGCGCTGATCCTGCAGCGCGAGGTGAAAGACCCGCGCATCGGCATGGTGACTGTTTCCGATGTGGAAGTGTCCCGTGACCTCAACTATGCCAAGATTTACGTCACCTTCTTGCAGCTGGAAAATGATGCCGAGCGCATCAAGGAAGGCTTGCAGGGTCTGACCGAAGCAGCCGGATATATCCGTAGTCTGCTGGGCAGTGCCATGCGTCTGCGCGTGGTGCCCGAGCTGCGTTTCTACTACGACCAGACCCTGGTCGAGGGGATGCGTCTCTCCAACCTGGTGACCAACACTGTGCGCGAAGACAAGCGTCGCATGGCCGAATCCGGCCGTGACGAAGAAGCTGAATCCGCACCGGATGACACAACTGAGGATAAAGCCTGA